The genomic segment GTCGATATGATGTTAGCACAGGAAGAAAACCCCGAAAATTATATTAATTTTAATCATTTTTTTACCCGATCTTTAAAACCCGAAAAACGCCCCATCTCCAACAATGCGGCAGATATCGTATCGCCCGTTGATGGCACTATTAGTCAAATTGGCGATATTAAGCAAAATCAACTGATCCAGGCAAAAAAAATAGACTATAACTTACAAGCTTTATTAGGTGGCTCCGCGAAATTAGCCGCTCAGTTTCAAGGAGGAAAATTTGCGACCCTATATTTAGCGCCTCAAGATTATCATCGCGTACACATTCCCTATAGCGGTGAATTGAAAGAAATGATCTATGTTCCAGGACGCTTATTTTCAGTAGATGCTCAAACTACAACTGAGCTTCCAAATTTATTCGTCCGTAATGAGCGGGTTATTACCTTATTTTCTACGCCTATAGGTCCAATGGCGGTTATTTTAGTCGGCGCCATGCTTGTTGGCAGCATCAATACTCCTTGGGAAGGAATTATCGCTCCTGCTTCCAAACGACATATCTATCATTGGCATTATCTGGACAACAAAATTTCCTTACTTAAAGGACAAGAAGTGGGTCAATTTCAATTAGGTTCTACCGTTATTATTTTATTCGCGCCCGATCGTATGAAATGGTTAGCTCATTTATCAGGAAGAAAAGTGAAATTTGGTGAAAATATTGGTGAGACAATATAAGATGTATTTATATTAGTTATAATATTTTTTTGATGAAAAAAAAATTGAGGTGGCCAATGACTATCCCACAAGAAAAAACCGTTTCAGCATCGGCTGTGCATGATCACACTTATAAAATATTTCCTAATGATTTGAATTCAACAGAAACCGTGTTTGGCGGCTTAGTTATGTCTACACTTGATAGAGTCGCTTCTGTGGTTGCAGAGAGACACAGTCAAAGGCCTTGTGTCACTGTTTCTGTGGATGCGATGCATTTTTTGCAACCGGCAACTCGAGGAGATATTTTAATTTTTCAAGCGGCTATTAACCGTAGTTGGACCAGTTCAATGGAAATCGGCGTACGTGTTCTTGCTGAAGATTATCGTACTGGTATACGGCGACATATAGTGTCTGCCTATTTTACTTTTGTAGGCACAGATGAGCATGGTCGTCCTGCGCATGTCCCTAAAGTTATTCCTGAGACAAGCGATGAAATAAGGCGTTACGAGGAAGCCGGTAAGCGGCGTGAGCGCCGACATCAGGCATCAAGAAAGCTGACTGAGAAATAAATACTAAATCAATAATTTAATTCCTCTTGAACCTACCTTTCGGTTAACTGTTCTAGGATGACAATTAACAAAAATAAAAGAATTTTAAGGAAAGATTATGACGATACAAATATCACCTATTTTGGCTTTTAAAGATAATTATATTTGGTGTCTTATTAATGAGGAAACCAAACATTGTATCATTGTCGATCCAGGTGAAGCTAAACCCGTTCTTACGCAACTAAAACAGTTAAATCTTAAACTTGATGCTCTCTTCATCACTCACCACCATTGGGATCATACTAATGGCATTCGTTCTATCTTAAAGCTACATAATGTTCCTGTATTTGGACCTCGAAAAGAAAAAATAGCTGGAGTAAGTAACCCAGTCGATGAAGGTGATAAAATTGAGCTGCCAAATTGGCCTGCTTTCGAAGTACTTGCTATTCCTGGCCATACCTTAGGACATATCGCCTATTATGGAAACCATCTTTTATTCTGTGGGGACACCTTATT from the Rickettsiella endosymbiont of Aleochara curtula genome contains:
- the asd gene encoding archaetidylserine decarboxylase (Phosphatidylserine decarboxylase is synthesized as a single chain precursor. Generation of the pyruvoyl active site from a Ser is coupled to cleavage of a Gly-Ser bond between the larger (beta) and smaller (alpha chains). It is an integral membrane protein.), whose translation is MHTRYQSLLPQHGLSRFAGWIANCKQTWIKNRLIHGFIRHYNVDMMLAQEENPENYINFNHFFTRSLKPEKRPISNNAADIVSPVDGTISQIGDIKQNQLIQAKKIDYNLQALLGGSAKLAAQFQGGKFATLYLAPQDYHRVHIPYSGELKEMIYVPGRLFSVDAQTTTELPNLFVRNERVITLFSTPIGPMAVILVGAMLVGSINTPWEGIIAPASKRHIYHWHYLDNKISLLKGQEVGQFQLGSTVIILFAPDRMKWLAHLSGRKVKFGENIGETI
- a CDS encoding acyl-CoA thioesterase produces the protein MTIPQEKTVSASAVHDHTYKIFPNDLNSTETVFGGLVMSTLDRVASVVAERHSQRPCVTVSVDAMHFLQPATRGDILIFQAAINRSWTSSMEIGVRVLAEDYRTGIRRHIVSAYFTFVGTDEHGRPAHVPKVIPETSDEIRRYEEAGKRRERRHQASRKLTEK
- the gloB gene encoding hydroxyacylglutathione hydrolase, with translation MTIQISPILAFKDNYIWCLINEETKHCIIVDPGEAKPVLTQLKQLNLKLDALFITHHHWDHTNGIRSILKLHNVPVFGPRKEKIAGVSNPVDEGDKIELPNWPAFEVLAIPGHTLGHIAYYGNHLLFCGDTLFTAGCGRLFEGTAEQMLNSLNKLAQLPSETQIYCGHEYTLANLHFAQAVEPNNAHIKERLEKTRELRQKNLASVPSLLSEERLSNPFLRCDNSEIKLRIEKRTGKKLATPVEIFAYLRQWKNNFK